The Pseudomonas sp. R4-35-07 genome contains a region encoding:
- the mutM gene encoding bifunctional DNA-formamidopyrimidine glycosylase/DNA-(apurinic or apyrimidinic site) lyase yields the protein MPELPEVETTRRGIAPHLEGQRVSRVVVRERRLRWPIPEDLDVRLSGQRIVLVERRAKYLLINAEVGTLISHLGMSGNLRLVEVGMPAAKHEHVDIELESGLALRYTDPRRFGAMLWSQDPHNHELLIRLGPEPLTALFDGERLFQLSRGRSMAVKPFIMDNAVVVGVGNIYATEALFAAGIDPRRAAGGISRGRYLKLAIEIKRVLAAAIERGGTTLRDFIGGDGQPGYFQQELFVYGRGGAACKVCGTELRNVVLGQRASVFCPKCQS from the coding sequence ATGCCTGAGTTACCAGAAGTCGAAACCACCCGGCGCGGGATTGCCCCTCACTTGGAGGGCCAGCGCGTCAGCCGGGTGGTGGTGCGTGAGCGCCGTCTGCGCTGGCCGATCCCGGAAGACCTCGATGTGCGCCTGTCCGGGCAGCGCATCGTGCTGGTGGAGCGGCGCGCCAAGTACCTGTTGATCAATGCCGAAGTGGGCACCTTGATCAGCCACCTGGGCATGTCGGGCAACCTGCGCCTGGTTGAAGTCGGCATGCCTGCGGCCAAGCATGAACATGTGGATATCGAGCTGGAATCCGGCCTGGCCCTGCGCTACACCGACCCCCGGCGCTTTGGCGCGATGCTCTGGAGCCAGGACCCGCACAACCACGAGCTGCTGATCCGCCTGGGGCCGGAGCCGTTGACCGCGCTGTTTGATGGCGAGCGTTTGTTCCAGCTGTCCCGTGGACGGTCGATGGCGGTGAAGCCGTTCATCATGGATAACGCGGTGGTGGTGGGCGTGGGCAATATCTATGCGACGGAAGCGCTGTTTGCGGCGGGAATCGATCCGCGTCGCGCGGCGGGCGGTATATCGCGGGGGCGTTATCTGAAGCTGGCGATCGAGATCAAGCGCGTGCTGGCGGCAGCCATCGAGCGCGGCGGTACCACGTTGCGCGACTTTATCGGCGGCGATGGGCAGCCGGGGTATTTCCAGCAGGAACTGTTCGTTTATGGCCGGGGCGGCGCGGCGTGCAAGGTCTGCGGGACCGAGTTGCGCAATGTGGTGCTGGGGCAGCGGGCGAGTGTGTTTTGCCCCAAGTGTCAGAGCTGA
- a CDS encoding HDOD domain-containing protein, which produces MPPQPQIMVDLQMEQYMPDPDLEVIARLIAQDPGLSGALLKIVNSPYYGLSNKIASIQRAVNLLGSRSVINLINALSIKGEMSDDTIVTLNRFWDTAQDVAMTCLTLAKRTGAQAVDEAYALGLFHDCGVPLMLKRFPNYMTVLEQAYANAGPDCRVVDTENNAFNTNHAVVGYYTAKSWRLPEHVTDAIANHHNALAIFSDESSRAPVLKNLLAILKMAEHICSSYRVLGNQTVDREWEAIGHLVLDYVGLSDYDFESLKLSIRELGAH; this is translated from the coding sequence GTGCCGCCCCAGCCGCAAATCATGGTGGATTTGCAGATGGAACAGTACATGCCCGATCCGGACCTGGAAGTGATCGCCCGGTTGATCGCCCAGGACCCGGGCCTGTCCGGCGCGTTGCTGAAAATCGTCAACTCGCCGTATTACGGCCTGAGCAACAAGATCGCCTCGATCCAGCGCGCGGTGAACCTGCTGGGCAGCCGCTCGGTGATCAACCTGATCAATGCGTTGTCGATCAAAGGCGAGATGAGCGATGACACCATCGTCACGCTCAACCGCTTCTGGGACACGGCTCAGGACGTGGCTATGACCTGCCTGACCCTGGCCAAGCGCACCGGCGCTCAAGCGGTCGACGAAGCCTATGCCCTGGGCCTGTTCCACGATTGCGGCGTACCGCTGATGCTCAAGCGGTTCCCCAATTACATGACGGTATTGGAACAGGCCTACGCCAATGCCGGCCCGGATTGCCGTGTGGTCGACACCGAAAACAACGCGTTCAACACCAACCATGCCGTGGTGGGCTACTACACCGCCAAATCCTGGCGCCTGCCGGAGCATGTGACCGACGCCATCGCCAATCACCACAACGCCCTGGCGATTTTCAGCGATGAGTCATCGCGCGCACCCGTGCTTAAAAACCTGCTGGCGATCCTGAAAATGGCCGAGCACATTTGTTCGTCCTATCGCGTGCTGGGCAACCAGACCGTCGACCGTGAATGGGAGGCGATCGGCCACCTGGTGCTGGATTACGTGGGCCTGTCGGACTACGACTTCGAAAGCCTGAAGTTGTCGATCCGCGAGCTGGGCGCGCACTGA